The Burkholderia mayonis genome window below encodes:
- the fliO gene encoding flagellar biosynthetic protein FliO, with protein MKPRVAPLVSPRRPALRVARPLAASPRGVERALAGLAAFAIGAAALPASAADMNAVNHAASIASGVVVGSAAPSLGVGAVLQTLVGLAIVIGLVFGCAWLARRFGFQPSRRGGALKVVASVAVGGKESATVVEIGDTWLVLGVAPGNVRLLHTLPAGSAGVIGAAGGAAMSGQFPEGTSFGARFRDAMLGEAAKRAEHDGGRDR; from the coding sequence ATGAAACCGCGCGTCGCGCCGCTCGTTTCGCCGCGCCGGCCGGCCTTGCGCGTCGCGCGCCCGCTCGCGGCGTCGCCGCGCGGCGTGGAGCGCGCGCTCGCCGGGCTCGCCGCGTTCGCGATCGGCGCGGCGGCGCTGCCCGCATCGGCCGCCGACATGAACGCGGTGAATCACGCGGCGTCGATCGCGTCGGGCGTCGTCGTCGGTTCGGCCGCGCCGTCGCTCGGCGTCGGCGCGGTGCTGCAGACGCTCGTCGGGCTCGCGATCGTGATCGGCCTCGTGTTCGGCTGCGCCTGGCTCGCGCGCCGCTTCGGCTTCCAGCCGTCTCGTCGCGGCGGCGCGCTGAAGGTCGTCGCGAGCGTCGCGGTCGGCGGCAAGGAAAGCGCGACCGTCGTCGAGATCGGTGACACGTGGCTCGTGCTCGGCGTCGCGCCCGGCAACGTGCGCCTGCTGCACACGCTGCCCGCCGGCTCGGCGGGCGTGATCGGCGCGGCAGGCGGCGCGGCGATGTCCGGCCAATTTCCCGAGGGCACGTCCTTCGGGGCGCGCTTTCGCGACGCGATGCTCGGCGAAGCCGCGAAGCGCGCCGAGCACGACGGCGGCAGGGATCGCTGA
- a CDS encoding ABC transporter permease, whose amino-acid sequence MTLPTPLGTTTTTSLEDEERAAQRRLRRRRHLIVGLRIAVLVVALGGWEIAARLKWIDPFFFSMPSLIVAQIQDWFVNGTSQGPLLLQVWVTLEETIAGFLIGSVAGVFCGIVLGRNKLLADVFGLYIQIANSIPRVVLGSIFVIALGLGMASKIALAVVMVFFVVFGNAFQGVREADRYLIANAQILGASRRQITTSVVIPSALSWILASLHVSFGFALVGAVVGEFLGSKQGIGLLISTAQGAFNASGVFAAMIVLAVVALAADFLLTRLEKRLLKWRPAAF is encoded by the coding sequence ATGACGCTTCCGACGCCGCTTGGCACCACCACCACCACATCGCTCGAAGACGAAGAGCGCGCCGCGCAGCGCCGACTGCGGCGGCGCCGGCACTTGATCGTCGGGTTGCGCATCGCGGTGCTCGTCGTTGCGCTCGGCGGCTGGGAAATCGCCGCGCGGCTCAAGTGGATCGACCCGTTCTTCTTCTCGATGCCGTCGCTGATCGTCGCGCAGATCCAGGACTGGTTCGTCAACGGCACGTCGCAGGGCCCGCTGCTGCTGCAGGTCTGGGTGACGCTCGAGGAGACGATCGCCGGCTTCCTGATCGGCTCGGTCGCGGGCGTCTTCTGCGGAATCGTGCTCGGCCGCAACAAGCTGCTCGCCGACGTGTTCGGTCTCTACATCCAGATCGCGAACTCGATTCCGCGCGTCGTGCTCGGTTCGATATTCGTGATCGCGCTCGGCCTCGGGATGGCATCGAAAATCGCGCTCGCGGTCGTGATGGTGTTCTTCGTCGTGTTCGGCAACGCATTCCAGGGCGTGCGCGAAGCGGACCGCTATCTGATCGCGAACGCGCAGATCCTCGGCGCGTCGCGCCGGCAGATCACGACGTCCGTCGTGATTCCGTCCGCGCTCAGCTGGATTCTCGCGAGCCTGCACGTGAGCTTCGGCTTCGCGCTCGTCGGCGCGGTCGTCGGGGAATTTCTGGGTTCCAAGCAAGGCATCGGCCTGCTAATCTCGACCGCTCAGGGCGCGTTCAACGCGAGCGGCGTGTTTGCCGCGATGATCGTGCTCGCCGTCGTGGCGCTCGCTGCCGACTTCCTGCTGACGCGGCTCGAGAAGCGGCTCCTGAAGTGGCGGCCCGCCGCGTTCTGA
- the fliR gene encoding flagellar biosynthetic protein FliR: MFSVTYAQLNGWLTAFLWPLVRMLALVATAPVTGHRATPVRVKIGLAGFMALVVAPTLGPMPVVTVFSAQGVWIIVNQFLIGAALGFTMQIVFAAIEAAGDIIGLSMGLGFATFFDPHASGATPVMGRFLNAIAILAFLAFDGHLQVFAALVDSFRLVPISADLLRAPGWQTIVAFGAMIFEMGLLLALPVVAALLIANLALGILNRAAPQIGIFQVGFPVTMLVGLLLVQLMAPNLVPFVGRLFDTGVDLVGRVAAGLH; the protein is encoded by the coding sequence ATGTTCTCCGTGACCTACGCGCAACTGAACGGCTGGCTCACCGCATTTCTGTGGCCGCTCGTGCGGATGCTCGCGCTCGTCGCGACCGCGCCGGTGACGGGTCACCGCGCGACGCCCGTGCGCGTGAAGATCGGGCTCGCGGGCTTCATGGCGCTCGTCGTCGCGCCGACGCTCGGGCCGATGCCCGTCGTCACCGTGTTCTCCGCGCAGGGCGTGTGGATCATCGTCAATCAGTTCCTGATCGGCGCGGCGCTCGGCTTCACGATGCAGATCGTGTTCGCCGCGATCGAGGCGGCGGGCGACATCATCGGCCTGTCGATGGGGCTCGGCTTTGCGACGTTCTTCGATCCGCACGCGAGCGGCGCGACGCCCGTGATGGGCCGCTTCCTGAACGCGATCGCGATCCTCGCGTTTCTCGCTTTCGACGGCCATTTGCAGGTATTCGCCGCGCTCGTCGATTCGTTCAGGCTCGTGCCGATCTCGGCCGACCTGCTGCGCGCGCCCGGCTGGCAGACGATCGTCGCGTTCGGCGCGATGATTTTCGAGATGGGGCTCCTGCTCGCGCTGCCCGTCGTCGCCGCGCTGTTGATCGCGAACCTGGCGCTCGGGATCCTGAACCGCGCGGCGCCGCAGATCGGGATCTTCCAGGTCGGCTTTCCGGTGACGATGCTGGTCGGCCTGCTGCTCGTCCAGTTGATGGCGCCGAACCTGGTGCCGTTCGTCGGACGGCTCTTCGATACCGGCGTCGATTTGGTCGGGCGCGTCGCGGCCGGCTTGCATTGA
- the fliQ gene encoding flagellar biosynthesis protein FliQ, whose protein sequence is MTPENVMTLAHQAMYIGLLLAAPLLLVALAVGLVVSLFQAATQINEATLSFIPKLLAVAATMVIAGPWMLSTMTDYLREILLRVATLGAG, encoded by the coding sequence ATGACCCCCGAAAACGTGATGACGCTCGCGCACCAGGCGATGTACATCGGCCTGTTGCTCGCTGCGCCCCTTCTGCTCGTCGCGCTCGCGGTCGGCCTCGTCGTGAGTCTGTTCCAGGCGGCGACGCAGATCAACGAGGCGACCCTGTCGTTCATCCCGAAGCTGCTCGCGGTTGCCGCGACGATGGTGATCGCCGGTCCGTGGATGCTGTCGACGATGACCGACTACCTGCGCGAGATCCTGCTGCGCGTCGCGACGCTCGGCGCGGGCTGA
- a CDS encoding ABC transporter ATP-binding protein, protein MNQHVSANAPAIEFRNVSCRFISPDGRATVALHDFTMSVARGEFVAIVGPTGCGKSTTLNMITGLLKPVSGEVRVMGKPVDGIDPRIGFVFQADAVFPWRTVIDNVAAGPMFRGRSKESAYAQAEEWIRRVGLDKFTKHYPHQLSGGMRKRVALAQTFINQPEILLMDEPFSALDMQTRTLMQDELLQLWSANKGSVVFVTHDLEEAIALADRVFVLTSRPATLKRVYEIDLPRPRVTSEVRYEQRFIEISKDIWHDLREEVQIG, encoded by the coding sequence ATGAATCAACATGTTTCGGCCAATGCACCCGCGATCGAGTTTCGCAACGTGTCGTGCCGCTTCATCTCGCCGGACGGCCGTGCAACCGTCGCGCTGCACGACTTCACGATGTCGGTCGCGCGCGGCGAGTTCGTCGCGATCGTCGGCCCGACGGGCTGCGGCAAATCGACGACGCTCAACATGATCACGGGGCTCCTCAAGCCCGTATCGGGCGAGGTCCGCGTGATGGGCAAGCCCGTCGACGGCATCGATCCCCGAATCGGCTTCGTGTTCCAGGCCGATGCGGTGTTCCCGTGGCGCACGGTGATCGACAACGTCGCGGCCGGCCCGATGTTTCGCGGCCGCTCGAAGGAATCCGCGTACGCGCAGGCGGAGGAATGGATCCGCCGCGTCGGGCTCGATAAATTCACGAAGCACTACCCGCACCAGTTGTCGGGCGGCATGAGAAAGCGCGTCGCGCTCGCGCAGACGTTCATCAACCAGCCGGAAATCCTGCTGATGGACGAGCCGTTCTCGGCGCTCGACATGCAGACGCGCACGCTGATGCAGGACGAGCTGCTGCAGCTCTGGTCGGCGAACAAGGGCTCGGTGGTGTTCGTCACGCACGATCTCGAAGAGGCGATCGCACTCGCCGACCGTGTGTTCGTGCTGACGTCGCGCCCGGCGACGCTCAAGCGCGTGTACGAGATCGATCTGCCGCGCCCGCGCGTCACGTCGGAAGTGCGCTACGAGCAGCGCTTCATCGAAATCTCGAAGGACATTTGGCACGATCTGCGCGAAGAAGTGCAGATCGGATAA
- a CDS encoding CidA/LrgA family protein, translating to MTKLSATATAAAATCPAALHARAGRAARIVLQTAALGALWATIDWAVRALGVPVPSGVVGLAVLLVLLLSGGVAPGWVKDGANWLLSDMLLFFIPATVAAVQYGGLFKEDGWRLALVVVAGTTCVMLAVAVAVDVAAGFERRLAVMRVRAGRRRARA from the coding sequence ATGACCAAACTCTCGGCAACGGCCACGGCGGCAGCGGCGACCTGCCCGGCAGCGCTGCATGCGCGCGCCGGCCGCGCGGCGCGCATCGTGCTGCAAACTGCCGCGCTCGGCGCGCTGTGGGCGACGATCGACTGGGCGGTGCGCGCGCTCGGCGTGCCCGTGCCGTCCGGCGTGGTCGGCCTCGCAGTGCTGCTCGTGCTGCTGCTGTCGGGCGGCGTCGCGCCCGGCTGGGTGAAGGACGGCGCGAACTGGCTGCTGTCCGACATGCTGCTCTTCTTCATCCCGGCGACCGTCGCGGCGGTCCAGTACGGCGGGCTCTTCAAGGAGGACGGCTGGCGGCTCGCGCTCGTCGTCGTCGCCGGGACGACCTGCGTGATGCTCGCGGTCGCCGTCGCGGTCGACGTGGCGGCAGGCTTCGAACGGCGTCTCGCGGTGATGCGCGTGCGCGCCGGCCGCCGCCGCGCGCGGGCCTGA
- a CDS encoding LysR family transcriptional regulator, which translates to MELRALRYFVEVVRQQSFTVAAEQMHVTQPTISKMVKALEDEIGSPLLLRDGRQMVLTDAGRIVYQRGQDVLAAQAQLQAELNDLGTLGRGELAIGIPPLGGSLFTPAIAAFKQRYPKIELKLFEQGARMIEEALVTGELELGGVLEPVDPAVFDVLPMVRAPLWLVARHGSRWGGNETVPLADLADEPFVFYAESLALHDAVLDACRKVGFTPQIVSRSGHWDFMAALVHAGVGIALLPEPYCRRLDTTQFTCRPIVEPEITWAVAIGWLKKGYLSHAARAWLDVARETGPVDPGDDLAFGSLRAR; encoded by the coding sequence ATGGAGCTGCGCGCGTTGCGTTATTTCGTCGAGGTGGTCAGGCAGCAGAGCTTTACCGTCGCGGCCGAGCAGATGCACGTCACGCAGCCGACGATCAGCAAGATGGTGAAGGCGCTCGAGGACGAAATCGGCTCGCCGCTCCTGCTGCGCGACGGTCGCCAGATGGTGCTGACGGACGCCGGCCGGATCGTCTACCAGCGCGGCCAGGACGTGCTCGCCGCGCAGGCGCAGCTTCAGGCCGAGCTGAACGATCTCGGCACGCTCGGGCGCGGCGAGCTCGCGATCGGCATCCCGCCGCTCGGCGGCTCGCTGTTCACGCCGGCGATCGCCGCGTTCAAGCAGCGCTATCCGAAGATCGAGCTGAAGCTGTTCGAGCAGGGGGCGCGGATGATCGAAGAGGCGCTCGTCACGGGCGAGCTGGAGCTGGGCGGGGTGCTCGAGCCCGTCGATCCGGCTGTGTTCGACGTGCTGCCGATGGTGCGCGCGCCGCTCTGGCTCGTCGCGCGCCACGGTTCTCGCTGGGGCGGCAACGAAACCGTGCCGCTTGCCGACCTTGCCGACGAGCCGTTCGTGTTCTACGCGGAAAGCCTCGCGCTGCACGACGCGGTGCTCGACGCGTGCCGGAAGGTCGGCTTCACGCCGCAGATCGTGAGCCGCAGCGGCCACTGGGATTTCATGGCGGCGCTCGTGCATGCGGGCGTCGGCATCGCGCTGCTGCCCGAGCCTTATTGCCGGCGGCTCGACACCACGCAGTTCACGTGCCGGCCGATCGTCGAGCCGGAGATCACGTGGGCGGTCGCGATCGGCTGGCTGAAGAAGGGCTACCTGTCGCACGCGGCGCGCGCGTGGCTCGACGTCGCACGCGAGACGGGCCCCGTCGATCCGGGCGACGACCTCGCGTTCGGCAGCCTGCGCGCGCGCTGA
- the fliL gene encoding flagellar basal body-associated protein FliL — protein MATTTANPTVDKPASSGKLKRLVLFLLIGLVAAAAAAGGTYFVLAKEGVRGAAPSAPAPLAVPVFFALEPLTVNLQSDDGIQHYLRVGLSLKLTDAKAQEYLTQHMPELRSRILLALSNKHPEQLATLEGKRALADELKTLIEQPTQPGNRSARIDDVLFTEFVVQ, from the coding sequence ATGGCTACCACGACCGCAAACCCGACCGTCGACAAACCGGCCTCGTCCGGCAAGCTCAAGCGCCTCGTCCTTTTCCTGCTGATCGGGCTCGTCGCCGCTGCCGCCGCGGCAGGCGGCACGTATTTCGTGCTGGCGAAGGAAGGCGTGCGCGGCGCGGCGCCGAGCGCGCCCGCACCGCTCGCGGTGCCCGTCTTCTTCGCGCTCGAGCCGCTCACCGTGAATCTGCAGTCGGACGACGGCATCCAGCACTACCTGCGCGTCGGCCTGTCGCTGAAGCTCACCGATGCGAAGGCGCAGGAATACCTGACCCAGCACATGCCGGAGCTGCGCAGCCGGATCCTGCTCGCGCTGTCGAACAAGCATCCCGAGCAGCTCGCGACGCTCGAAGGCAAGCGCGCGCTCGCCGACGAGCTGAAGACGCTGATCGAGCAGCCGACCCAGCCCGGCAATCGGAGCGCACGCATCGACGACGTGCTGTTTACCGAGTTCGTCGTTCAATAA
- a CDS encoding ABC transporter substrate-binding protein, which translates to MRTSTTLRALSLAAVAAGLSFGFASQSAFAGDGGKITIMVGGITKLIYLPARLTQELGYFKAEGLDVDLQSQPAGVDAENELLAGAVQGVVGFYDHTIDLQSKGKDVKAIAVLCQVPGEVEMVSTKAAGSIKSMADVKGKTLGVTGLGSSTSFLTQYLAQQHGIAANQYTMLPVGADASFIAAVKQSRIDAGMTTEPTVSVLEKSGDAKVLVDMRTLDGTRAALGGTYPAASLYVQSAWADTHKAEATKLAHAFARTMQFIHTHSAEEIAAKMPADYQKDKALYASALKASLPMYTPDGKMPADGPATVLKVLSAFNPSVKGKHIDLSKTYTNEFVNAK; encoded by the coding sequence ATGCGCACCAGCACCACTCTTCGCGCGCTCAGCTTGGCCGCGGTCGCGGCCGGCCTGTCCTTCGGCTTCGCTTCGCAGTCCGCCTTCGCCGGCGACGGCGGCAAGATCACGATCATGGTGGGCGGCATCACGAAGCTCATCTACCTGCCCGCGCGGCTCACGCAGGAACTCGGCTACTTCAAGGCCGAAGGACTCGATGTCGACCTGCAGTCGCAGCCGGCCGGCGTCGACGCCGAGAACGAGCTGCTCGCGGGCGCGGTGCAGGGCGTCGTCGGCTTCTATGATCATACGATCGACCTGCAGAGCAAGGGCAAGGACGTGAAGGCGATCGCCGTGCTCTGCCAGGTGCCGGGCGAAGTCGAGATGGTGTCGACGAAGGCGGCCGGATCGATCAAGTCGATGGCCGACGTGAAGGGCAAGACGCTCGGCGTGACGGGCCTCGGCTCGTCGACGAGCTTCCTCACGCAGTATCTCGCGCAGCAGCACGGGATTGCGGCGAACCAATACACGATGCTGCCCGTCGGCGCTGATGCGAGCTTCATCGCGGCCGTGAAGCAAAGCCGCATCGATGCGGGGATGACGACCGAGCCGACCGTGTCGGTGCTCGAGAAGAGCGGCGACGCGAAGGTGCTCGTCGACATGCGCACGCTCGACGGCACGCGCGCCGCGCTCGGCGGCACGTATCCGGCGGCGAGCCTGTACGTGCAGTCCGCTTGGGCCGACACGCACAAGGCGGAGGCGACGAAGCTCGCGCACGCGTTCGCGCGCACGATGCAGTTCATCCACACGCACAGCGCGGAAGAGATCGCCGCGAAGATGCCCGCCGACTACCAGAAGGACAAGGCGCTCTACGCGAGCGCGCTGAAGGCGTCGCTGCCGATGTACACGCCCGACGGCAAGATGCCCGCCGACGGTCCGGCGACGGTGTTGAAGGTGCTGTCCGCGTTCAATCCGTCGGTGAAGGGCAAGCACATCGATCTGTCGAAGACTTATACGAACGAGTTCGTGAACGCGAAGTAA
- a CDS encoding LrgB family protein — translation MTTPDPSFLSAPASAAISASCFALTIALYFTSKRLYAYRKTLLFSPLVLVPAVLVAFVALTGIPYAVYFHDTRWLMWLLGPATIAFAVPIYEYRALMKRHWFSLTVGVVVGITVAICGSLLLSKLLHLSPELQRSLVTRSVSTPFALAVSDKIHAPRDLTALFVIATGICGMLVGEFVLALVPLRSRLARGALFGAAAHAVGTAKAREIGSEEGVVSSLTMMIAGVAMVLIAPLLTLLPI, via the coding sequence ATGACGACGCCCGATCCTTCGTTTCTTTCCGCGCCCGCGAGCGCCGCGATTTCCGCCAGCTGCTTCGCACTGACGATCGCGCTCTATTTCACATCGAAGCGTCTCTACGCGTACCGCAAGACGCTGCTCTTCTCGCCGCTCGTGCTCGTGCCGGCCGTTCTCGTCGCGTTCGTCGCGCTGACGGGCATCCCGTACGCGGTCTACTTCCACGACACGCGCTGGCTGATGTGGCTGCTCGGCCCGGCGACGATCGCGTTCGCCGTGCCGATCTACGAGTACCGCGCGCTGATGAAGCGCCACTGGTTCTCGCTGACGGTCGGCGTCGTCGTCGGGATCACGGTCGCGATCTGCGGATCGCTGCTGCTGTCGAAGCTGCTGCACCTGTCGCCCGAGCTGCAGCGCAGCCTCGTCACGCGCTCGGTGTCGACGCCGTTCGCGCTCGCCGTGTCCGACAAGATCCACGCGCCGCGCGACCTCACCGCGCTCTTCGTGATCGCGACCGGGATTTGCGGGATGCTCGTCGGCGAGTTCGTGCTCGCGCTCGTGCCGCTGCGCTCGCGGCTCGCGCGCGGTGCGCTCTTCGGCGCGGCCGCGCATGCGGTCGGCACGGCGAAGGCGCGCGAGATCGGCAGCGAGGAAGGCGTCGTGTCGAGTCTCACGATGATGATTGCGGGCGTCGCGATGGTGCTGATCGCGCCGTTGCTGACGCTGCTGCCGATCTGA
- the fliM gene encoding flagellar motor switch protein FliM: MGHEEFMSQEEVDALLKGVTGEDDSADEPTEASGVRPYNIATQERIVRGRMPGLEIINDRFARLLRIGIFNFMRRTAEISVSQVKVQKYSEFTRNLPIPTNLNLVHVKPLRGTSLFVFDPNLVFFVVDNLFGGDGRFHTRVEGRDFTATEQRIIGKLLNLVFEHYAVAWKSVRPLQFEFVRSEMHTQFANVATPNEIVIVTQFSIEFGPTGGTLHICMPYSMIEPIRDVLSSPIQGEALEVDRRWVRVLSQQVQSAEVELVADLAEIPTTFEKILNLRAGDVLPLDIVETLTAKVDGVPVMECGYGIFNGQYALRVQKMVSASDTMKEGGYD; the protein is encoded by the coding sequence ATGGGCCACGAAGAATTCATGTCCCAGGAGGAGGTCGATGCACTCCTCAAGGGCGTCACGGGCGAAGACGACTCGGCCGACGAACCGACCGAAGCGTCCGGCGTTCGCCCGTACAACATCGCGACGCAGGAGCGGATCGTCCGCGGCCGGATGCCGGGCCTCGAGATCATCAACGACCGCTTCGCGCGTCTGCTGCGGATCGGCATCTTCAATTTCATGCGGCGCACGGCGGAAATCTCCGTGAGCCAGGTGAAGGTGCAGAAGTACAGCGAGTTCACCCGCAACCTGCCGATTCCGACCAATCTGAACCTCGTGCACGTGAAGCCGCTGCGCGGCACGTCGCTGTTCGTGTTCGATCCGAACCTCGTGTTCTTCGTCGTCGACAACCTGTTCGGCGGCGACGGGCGCTTCCACACGCGCGTCGAGGGCCGCGACTTCACGGCGACCGAGCAGCGGATCATCGGCAAGCTGCTCAACCTCGTGTTCGAGCACTACGCGGTCGCGTGGAAGAGCGTGCGGCCGCTGCAGTTCGAATTCGTCCGCTCGGAGATGCATACGCAGTTCGCGAACGTCGCGACGCCGAACGAGATCGTGATCGTCACGCAGTTCTCGATCGAGTTCGGGCCGACGGGCGGCACGTTGCATATCTGCATGCCGTACTCGATGATCGAGCCGATCCGCGACGTGCTGAGCTCGCCGATCCAGGGCGAGGCGCTCGAGGTGGACCGCCGCTGGGTGCGCGTGCTGTCGCAGCAGGTGCAGTCGGCCGAGGTGGAATTGGTTGCGGATCTTGCCGAGATTCCGACGACGTTCGAGAAGATTCTCAACCTGCGCGCCGGCGACGTGCTGCCGCTCGACATCGTGGAGACGCTCACCGCGAAGGTCGACGGCGTGCCGGTGATGGAGTGCGGATACGGCATTTTCAATGGTCAGTACGCGTTGCGCGTGCAGAAAATGGTCAGCGCAAGCGACACGATGAAGGAAGGTGGATATGACTGA
- the fliP gene encoding flagellar type III secretion system pore protein FliP (The bacterial flagellar biogenesis protein FliP forms a type III secretion system (T3SS)-type pore required for flagellar assembly.) yields MPRLRFVAPRAHSAARAHSDRRSMKTTLLRGAVRWLPALAIGVAPALACAQSAGLPAFNSAPGPNGGTTYSLSVQTMLLLTMLSFLPAMLLMMTSFTRIIIVLSLLRQSLGTASTPPNQVLVGLALFLTLFVMSPVLDKAYTDAYKPFSEGTLQMDQAVQRGTAPFKAFMLKQTRETDLALFAKISKAAPMQGPEDVPLSLLVPAFVTSELKTGFQIGFTIFIPFLIIDMVVASVLMSMGMMMVSPATVSLPFKLMLFVLVDGWQLLIGSLAQSFT; encoded by the coding sequence ATGCCGCGCCTTCGTTTCGTCGCGCCGCGCGCGCATTCCGCCGCGCGCGCCCACTCCGACCGTCGTTCGATGAAGACCACCCTGTTGCGCGGCGCCGTGCGCTGGCTGCCCGCGCTCGCCATCGGCGTCGCGCCGGCGCTCGCCTGCGCGCAGTCGGCCGGTTTGCCGGCATTCAACTCGGCGCCCGGCCCGAACGGCGGCACGACCTATTCGCTGAGCGTGCAGACGATGCTGCTGCTCACGATGCTGTCGTTCTTGCCGGCGATGCTGCTGATGATGACGAGCTTCACGCGGATCATCATCGTGCTGTCGCTGCTGCGGCAGTCGCTCGGCACCGCGTCGACGCCGCCGAACCAGGTGCTCGTCGGCCTCGCGCTCTTCCTCACGCTGTTCGTGATGTCGCCCGTGCTCGACAAGGCTTACACCGACGCCTACAAGCCGTTTTCCGAAGGCACGCTGCAGATGGACCAGGCGGTCCAGCGCGGCACCGCGCCGTTCAAGGCGTTCATGCTGAAGCAGACGCGCGAGACCGATCTCGCGCTGTTCGCGAAGATTTCGAAGGCGGCGCCGATGCAGGGGCCGGAGGACGTGCCGCTGTCGCTCCTCGTGCCCGCGTTCGTCACGAGCGAGCTGAAGACGGGCTTCCAGATCGGCTTCACGATCTTCATCCCGTTCCTCATCATCGACATGGTCGTCGCAAGCGTGCTGATGTCGATGGGGATGATGATGGTGTCGCCCGCGACGGTGTCGCTGCCGTTCAAGCTGATGCTGTTCGTGCTCGTCGACGGCTGGCAGCTCTTGATCGGCTCGCTCGCGCAGAGCTTCACCTAG
- the fliN gene encoding flagellar motor switch protein FliN, which yields MTELNSTPETDGVDEQAFADAAMRAAAADKAPADVQQEDAGMDDWAAALAEQNQLPIEPGATGAGVFRPLSKAAAASTHNDIDLILDIPVKMTVELGRTKIAIRNLLQLAQGSVVELDGLAGEPMDVLVNGCLIAQGEVVVVNDKFGIRLTDIITPSERIRKLNR from the coding sequence ATGACTGAGTTGAATTCGACCCCCGAGACCGACGGCGTCGACGAACAGGCGTTCGCGGACGCCGCGATGCGCGCCGCCGCGGCCGACAAGGCGCCCGCCGACGTGCAGCAGGAAGACGCCGGCATGGACGACTGGGCGGCCGCGCTCGCGGAGCAGAACCAGTTGCCGATCGAGCCGGGCGCGACGGGCGCGGGCGTGTTCCGGCCGCTGTCGAAGGCTGCGGCCGCGTCGACGCACAACGACATCGACCTGATCCTCGATATCCCGGTCAAGATGACGGTCGAGCTCGGCCGCACGAAGATCGCGATCCGCAACCTGCTGCAGCTCGCGCAGGGGTCGGTCGTCGAGCTCGACGGGCTCGCCGGCGAGCCGATGGACGTGCTCGTCAACGGCTGCCTGATCGCGCAGGGCGAAGTGGTCGTCGTCAACGACAAGTTCGGCATTCGGCTCACCGACATCATCACGCCGTCCGAACGCATCCGGAAGCTCAACCGATGA